A single genomic interval of Coturnix japonica isolate 7356 chromosome 14, Coturnix japonica 2.1, whole genome shotgun sequence harbors:
- the GLIS2 gene encoding zinc finger protein GLIS2 codes for MHSLDEPLDLKLSISKVRSAREKRERGPPGPRPRPGPPPSAAAAPPPVGESRGSARGGRRAGPGPGLLAHSKALEKRFPALPVMDLSLSPPPGVESPGGGSASLSPERHNDPPVPALPHDFQSLRYIDGIPGSFQFFLPLGAGGALHLPSFLPPPKDKRLSPELPLPKQLVCRWSKCNQFFDLLQDLVDHVNDFHVKPEKDAGYCCHWEGCARHGRGFNARYKMLIHIRTHTNEKPHRCPTCNKSFSRLENLKIHNRSHTGEKPYICPYEGCNKRYSNSSDRFKHTRTHYVEKPYYCKMPGCHKRYTDPSSLRKHIKAHGHFVSHEHHEMLKAHAPPKGSADAPYANGAQLLLPNPAALFAPHALPALPLPLAPAPLDLSALGCGSGGSLPALPGPALPLNGGGPLNLAKAPLLPSPFAAGGLGLPVMSLLAGGAKAEAEEAEGRKGGKEGRKAGGRRTEPGRLRAPPESLALLPGAVLDLSTGVGAAGSPPEALPPGWVVIPPGSLLLKPAVVN; via the exons ATGCATTCGCTGGACGAGCCGCTGGACCTGAAGCTGAGCATCTCCAAAGTGCGGAGCGCCCGAGAGAAACGGGAACGCGGCCCCCCCGGACCACGGCCCCGTCCCGGCCCCCccccctccgccgccgccgcccccccgccGGTCGGGGAGAGCCGGGGCTCCGCgcggggggggcggcgggcagGGCCGGGCCCCGGGCTGTTGGCACACTCCAAAGCGCTGGAGAAGCGCTTCCCGGCCCTCCCCGTCATGGACCTCAGCCTCTCGCCCCCCCCCGGCGTGGAGTCCCCGGGGGGCGGCAGCGCTTCGCTGTCTCCCGAGCGGCACAACGACCCCCCCGTGCCCGCCCTGCCCCAC GATTTCCAGTCCCTGCGCTACATCGACGGCATCCCCGGCTCCTTCCAGTTCTTCCTGCCGCTGGGTGCGGGGGGGGCTCTGCACCTGCCCTCCTTCCTGCCCCCCCCCAAGGACAAGCGCCTTTCCCCGGAGCTGCCCCTCCCCAAGCAGCTCGTCTGCCGCTGGTCCAAG TGCAACCAATTCTTTGACCTCCTGCAAGACCTGGTGGATCACGTCAATGACTTCCACGTCAAACCCGAGAAGGATGCAGGGTATTGCTGCCACTGGGAGGGCTGCGCCCGGCACGGCCGCGGCTTCAACGCCAG GTACAAGATGCTGATCCACATCCGGACGCACACCAATGAGAAGCCGCACCGCTGCCCCACCTGCAACAAGAGCTTCTCCCGCCTGGAGAACCTCAAGATCCACAACCGCTCGCACACCG GGGAGAAGCCCTACATCTGCCCCTACGAAGGCTGCAACAAACGCTACTCCAACTCCAGCGACCGCTTCAAGCACACCCGCACGCACTACGTGGAGAAGCCCTACTACTGCAAGATGCCGGGCTGCCACAAGCGCTACACGGACCCCAGCTCGCTCCGCAAGCACATCAAAGCCCACGGGCACTTCGTGTCCCACGAGCACCACGAGATGCTGAAGGCCCACGCGCCCCCCAAGGGCTCCGCAGACGCGCCCTACGCCAATGGGGcgcagctcctcctgcccaaCCCCGCCGCCCTCTTTGCGCCCCACGCGCTGCCCGCTCTGCCCCTCCCACTGGCTCCAGCCCCCCTCGACCTGAGTGCTCTGGGCTGTGGGTCGGGGGGTtcactgcctgccctgcccggccccgcgctgcccctCAATGGTGGCGGCCCATTGAACTTGGCCAAAGCGCCGCTGCTGCCATCGCCCTTCGCGGCCGGCGGCCTGGGGCTGCCCGTCATGTCGCTGCTGGCCGGCGGGGCAAAGGCCGAGGCCGAGGAGGCCGAGGGGCGGAAGGGGGGCAAGGAGGGTCGCAAGGCGGGTGGACGACGGACGGAGCCGGGCCGCCTGCGGGCCCCCCCCGAGAGCCTGGCGCTGCTGCCGGGGGCCGTGCTCGACCTCTCGACGGGGGTGGGCGCAGCGGGCAGCCCCCCTGAGGCGCTGCCGCCCGGCTGGGTGGTCATCCCACCCGGCTCCCTGCTGCTCAAACCGGCCGTGGTGAATTGA
- the PAM16 gene encoding mitochondrial import inner membrane translocase subunit TIM16 encodes MAKYLAQIILVGAQVVGRAFMRALRQEFAASRAAADARGRSERPQSAAASRIIGISLQEAQQILNVSNLNPEEIQKNYDHLFKVNDKSVGGSFYLQSKVVRAKERLDEELRIQAKDEKEKGWKAET; translated from the exons ATG GCCAAGTACCTGGCGCAGATCATCCTGGTGGGGGCCCAGGTGGTCGGACGGGCCTTTATGAGAGCGCTGCGCCAGGAGTTCGCAG CGAGCCGAGCTGCAGCAGATGCACGGGGCCGCTCTGAGAGGCCTCAGTCTGCAGCCGCCTCCAGGATCATCGGCATCAGCCTCCAGGAAGCTCAGCAGATCCTCAACGTCTCCAACCTCAACCCAGAGGAGATCCAGAAG AACTACGACCATTTATTCAAGGTGAACGACAAGTCGGTGGGAGGTTCCTTCTACCTGCAGTCCAAG GTGGTGAGAGCCAAAGAGCGGCTGGACGAGGAGCTGCGCATCCAGGCCAAGgatgagaaggagaaaggctGGAAAGCCGAGACGTGA